Proteins found in one Zea mays cultivar B73 chromosome 1, Zm-B73-REFERENCE-NAM-5.0, whole genome shotgun sequence genomic segment:
- the LOC103632794 gene encoding uncharacterized protein, protein MDDLELYNDADIVISSPQGAVISSPPSSSSLRLVPLGGNTANKVNDWESFVLSDFWDDEGRQDVPSEMEMYSELGLNEEDKAKENKRDEAGLGCTSNLDQSEPIKFGDNSDDQPCEDFLPNEKRVMYDKMNPSMQPGSLFPNMKEFRIAMRQYAIKHEFELGIEVTSTTRYVGYCKGGDCHWRIYAREEKKGLPTIVVAVLHDSHTCTSSGRRKTTTPSCGWVAFHALPLLMKKPQMGAKELQDTLQGVHNVTIGYDTVWKGKEKALKELFGSWEESFKQLFSWREAVLAMEPDSIVEIDVVLEDGKYYFNRFFCALGPCISGFRDGCRPYLSVDSTALNGRWNGQLASATGVDGHNWMYPLAFGFFQSETVDNWIWFMSQLKKAVGEHGVLAICSDAQKGLMHAVTHCFPHAEKRECFRHLMGNYVKSYLGSEHMYPAARAYRSEVFEHHVSKVRSVPKIAEYLDQHHKFLWYRSGFDPSVKCDYITNNMAEVFNNWVKDHKDLPICDLADKIREMTMELFHRRRKIGEKLHGLILPSVMATLKAQTRGLGHLTIVKSDNYLAEVRDSTNCLTKHVVKAESRQCSCEEWQHIGKPCQHGLAVIIAQDVRNVGMENFVDDYYSVDKFRKAYMGKIPPIGDRSFWPKVDFANEVCAPMAKRGVGRQRKNRIKSCLEGGSGKKRKVVETAQGTSKIKRQYTCPNCGQLGHRKTSYKCPLNGTKKRKRKPRKNTTKNWIPKELRTSTSQPSGPNEDVEAVGDAEATQDAETVVTDHGAVVVRVPAEDAAVVRVPAEDAAVVCLQTPPSSPPTSVKWLVKKITPRKNLKRAAQSP, encoded by the exons ATGGACGATTTGGAGCTGTATAATGACGCAGACATTGTGATTTCTTCGCCTCAAG GTGCCGTAATTTCTTCACCGCCTAGCTCAAGTTCCTTACGACTAGTTCCATTAGGTGGTAATACTGCTAATAAG GTCAATGATTGGGAATCTTTTGTACTATCTGATTTTTGGGATGACGAAGGGAGACAAGATGTTCCAAGTGAGATGGAGATGTATTCTGAACTAGGATTGAATGAAGAGGACAAGGCAAAGGAAAATAAAAGAGATGAAGCTGGTTTAGGATGTACAAGTAATTTGGATCAATCGGAGCCTATTAAATTTGGAGACAATAGTGACGACCAACCTTGCGAGGACTTCCTACCAAATGAGAAGAGGGTTATGTATGATAAAATGAATCCGTCAATGCAACCTGGTAGTTTGTTCCCCAATATGAAGGAATTTCGAATTGCTATGAGGCAATATGCCATAAAGCATGAGTTCGAGCTTGGAATCGAAGTAACTTCGACTACCAGATACGTCGGATATTGTAAAGGTGGTGATTGTCATTGGAGGATTTATGCTcgagaagaaaagaaaggattACCAACCATTGTG GTTGCGGTTTTGCATGATTCGCATACTTGCACATCCAGCGGTAGGCGGAAGACGACTACACCAAGCTGTGGATGGGTAGCTTTTCACGCTTTACCACTACTCATGAAGAAACCCCAGATGGGTGCCAAGGAATTGCAAGACACACTTCAAGGAGTTCACAATGTGACTATTGGTTACGACACAGtttggaaggggaaggagaaggcaTTAAAAGAGTTGTTTGGCAGTTGGGAGGAGAGTTTCAAGCAACTATTCTCTTGGCGGGAGGCAGTACTTGCTATGGAGCCTGATAGCATTGTAGAGATTGATGTGGTTTTAGAGGATGGGAAGTACTATTTCAACCGATTCTTTTGTGCCCTAGGTCCGTGCATCTCAGGATTTAGGGATGGTTGTAGACCGTACTTAAGTGTTGACTCGACCGCACTTAATGGTAGATGGAATGGCCAGCTTGCTTCAGCAACCGGTGTTGACGGGCATAATTGGATGTATCCTTTAGCATTTGGATTTTTCCAATCAGAGACAGTAGATAACTGGATTTGGTtcatgtcacaattgaagaaggctGTTGGAGAACATGGAGTACTCGCTATTTGTTCGGACGCTCAAAAAGGCTTAATGCATGCAGTGACGCATTGTTTCCCTCATGCTGAGAAGAGAGAGTGCTTCCGACATCTCATGGGCAATTATGTCAAAAGCTACTTAGGTTCTGAACACATGTATCCAGCTGCCAGGGCATATAGGAGTGAAGTGTTTGAGCATCATGTCAGCAAAGTAAGAAGTGTTCCTAAGATAGCTGAATATTTGGATCAACATCACAAATTCCTTTGGTATAGGAGTGGTTTCGACCCATCTGTTAAATGTGATTACATAACAAACAACATGGCTGAGGTGTTTAACAACTGGGTGAAGGATCATAAGGACCTACCAATTTGTGACTTAGCTGATAAGATTAGGGAGATGACCATGGAGTTGTTTCATAGAAGGAGAAAGATTGGTGAAAAACTGCATGGTCTGATCTTGCCATCTGTTATGGCTACATTGAAAGCTCAGACTAGAGGGTTGGGCCATTTGACAATTGTCAAAAGCGACAATTACTTGGCAGAAGTGAGAGATAGTACAAATTGTTTGACAAAACATGTGGTGAAGGCAGAGTCGAGACAATGTTCTTGTGAAGAGTGGCAGCACATAGGGAAACCATGTCAACATGGATTGGCGGTGATTATTGCCCAGGATGTAAGGAATGTTGGTATGGAGAACTTTGTCGATGATTATTATTCTGTTGACAAGTTTAGAAAAGCTTACATGGGAAAGATTCCACCAATTGGTGACCGTTCTTTTTGGCCGAAGGTGGATTTTGCAAATGAAGTATGTGCACCAATGGCTAAAAGAGGGGTTGGTCGACAAAGGAAAAACAGAATCAAGAGCTGTCTAGAGGGTGGCAGTGGGAAAAAACGAAAGGTCGTAGAAACTGCTCAAGGAACATCAAAGATAAAAAGACAGTACACTTGCCCAAACTGTGGTCAACTAGGTCATCGAAAAACCAGTTATAAGTGCCCTTTAAATGGAACAAAGAAAAG GAAGAGGAAGCCTAGGAAGAATACCACTAAAAATTGGATCCCGAAAGAGTTGCGGACTTCAACATCACAACCTAGTGGTCCTAATGAAGATGTAGAAGCTGTTGGTGATGCAGAGGCGACTCAAGATGCAGAAACAGTTGTAACAGACCATGGTGCAGTAGTAGTCCGTGTGCCGGCTGAAGATGCAGCAGTAGTCCGTGTGCCGGCTGAAGATGCAGCAGTAGTCTGTTTGCAAACTCCTCCTAGTTCTCCACCAACAAGTGTCAAGTGGCTCGTCAAGAAAATTACTCCGAGGAAAAACTTGAAGCGTGCTGCGCAAAGTCCGTAG